A stretch of the Streptomyces sp. NBC_01428 genome encodes the following:
- a CDS encoding diacylglycerol/lipid kinase family protein, producing the protein MTDTRPPARERWAARASLAAAALAVAVPLFTGGVRGVLLLIAAVVGMAVAAAALWWMLTRRGPARWIAGLLAIAVPLGVIVVLAVTLLWTLLLSPVLWILAVWCGRYALRSARGRVRPMKEHRTPPPRRPFVLMNPRSGGGKVEQFGLVEKAERLGARVVLLDPENQQDVTELARQAVADGADLLGVAGGDGTQALVAAVAVEHGLPFLVISAGTRNHFAMDLGLDRDDPSTCLDALPNGVELRVDLGFAGGHPFVNNASFGAYAAVVQDPAYRDDKIGTSLQLLPDLLTRQRGPQLTAEAAGTTLDAPQALLVSNNPYRTNESAGMGRRERLDSGLLGILGVKVDSAVEAAALLLAPDPGGLSVLTAREVVVGADSAELEVGIDGEAMVLPTPVHCRVEPGALRVRVPKNRPGVPTAKPALDWRRLLSLALLVGRTAGVRRPGHRPPGPDTLRKLV; encoded by the coding sequence ATGACGGACACGAGACCGCCGGCCCGGGAGCGGTGGGCGGCGAGGGCGTCGCTCGCCGCGGCGGCGCTCGCGGTGGCCGTGCCGCTCTTCACCGGTGGTGTGCGCGGCGTGCTGCTCCTGATCGCCGCCGTCGTCGGCATGGCCGTCGCGGCGGCGGCGCTGTGGTGGATGCTCACCCGGCGGGGCCCCGCGCGCTGGATCGCCGGGCTGCTGGCGATCGCGGTGCCCCTCGGCGTCATCGTGGTCCTCGCGGTCACACTGCTGTGGACGCTGCTGCTGTCGCCCGTGCTGTGGATCCTCGCGGTCTGGTGCGGCCGGTACGCGCTGCGGAGCGCCCGGGGCCGGGTGCGGCCGATGAAGGAGCACCGCACCCCGCCGCCGCGCCGCCCGTTCGTCCTGATGAACCCGCGCTCCGGCGGCGGCAAGGTGGAGCAGTTCGGTCTCGTGGAGAAGGCCGAGCGGCTCGGTGCGCGGGTCGTGCTGCTCGACCCGGAGAACCAACAGGACGTGACCGAGCTGGCCCGGCAGGCGGTCGCGGACGGCGCGGACCTGCTCGGCGTCGCGGGCGGCGACGGGACGCAGGCGCTCGTCGCGGCCGTCGCCGTCGAACACGGCCTGCCGTTCCTGGTGATCTCGGCCGGCACCCGCAACCACTTCGCGATGGACCTGGGCCTCGACCGCGACGACCCGTCCACGTGCCTCGACGCCCTGCCGAACGGTGTGGAACTGCGCGTCGACCTCGGCTTCGCGGGCGGCCACCCCTTCGTCAACAACGCGTCGTTCGGTGCGTACGCGGCCGTCGTCCAGGATCCCGCCTACCGGGACGACAAGATCGGCACCTCGCTGCAGCTCCTCCCGGACCTGCTCACCCGCCAGCGCGGGCCGCAGCTGACCGCGGAGGCCGCCGGCACGACCCTCGATGCCCCGCAGGCCCTGCTGGTGAGCAACAACCCCTACCGCACGAACGAGTCCGCCGGTATGGGCCGCCGCGAGCGGCTCGACTCCGGGCTGCTCGGCATTCTCGGCGTCAAGGTCGACAGCGCCGTGGAGGCCGCCGCGCTGCTGCTCGCCCCGGACCCGGGCGGCCTCTCCGTCCTCACCGCCCGCGAGGTGGTCGTCGGTGCCGACAGCGCCGAGCTGGAGGTCGGCATCGACGGCGAGGCCATGGTCCTGCCGACGCCGGTGCACTGCCGGGTCGAGCCGGGTGCGCTGCGGGTGCGCGTCCCGAAGAACCGGCCCGGTGTCCCGACGGCGAAGCCCGCCCTCGACTGGCGGCGCCTCCTGTCGCTGGCCCTGCTCGTGGGCCGCACGGCCGGCGTACGACGCCCGGGGCACCGGCCGCCGGGGCCGGACACCCTGCGCAAGCTCGTCTGA
- a CDS encoding polysaccharide deacetylase family protein, with the protein MPSLPWKMKRPLPGFRAVATISAAVALALPLTGCTTLHTTAPSAARADAEDAVLRAGFGAVDCRKAKCIALTFDAGPSEHSARLLDILKEKKVPATFFLLGKRHIEKYPELVRRMAAEGHEVASHTWDHRILTRISPKEIREELRRPDEAIERLTGHKPTLMRPPQGRTDDTVHRIAREEGLAEVLWSVTAKDYQTDDSALITKRVLQQSSRDGIILLHDLYPGTVPAVPGIIDALKERGYVFVTVPQLLAPGKAEPGTVYRP; encoded by the coding sequence ATGCCTTCTCTGCCCTGGAAGATGAAAAGACCCCTGCCCGGGTTCCGTGCCGTGGCCACGATCTCCGCCGCCGTGGCTCTGGCCCTCCCGCTCACGGGGTGCACGACTCTGCACACCACCGCGCCGAGCGCGGCGCGGGCCGACGCGGAGGACGCCGTACTGCGGGCCGGGTTCGGAGCCGTCGACTGCCGGAAGGCCAAGTGCATCGCGCTGACCTTCGACGCCGGCCCGAGCGAGCACTCGGCCCGGCTGCTCGACATCCTGAAGGAGAAGAAGGTCCCGGCGACCTTCTTCCTGCTGGGCAAGCGGCACATCGAGAAGTACCCGGAGCTGGTCCGGCGCATGGCGGCCGAGGGCCACGAGGTGGCCAGCCACACCTGGGACCACCGGATCCTCACCCGGATATCCCCGAAGGAGATACGGGAGGAACTGCGCCGCCCGGACGAGGCCATAGAACGGCTCACCGGCCACAAGCCGACGCTGATGCGTCCGCCGCAGGGCCGCACGGACGACACCGTGCACAGGATCGCGCGCGAGGAGGGGCTCGCGGAGGTCCTGTGGAGCGTGACGGCGAAGGACTACCAGACAGACGACTCCGCGCTGATCACGAAGCGCGTGCTGCAGCAGTCGTCCCGGGACGGGATCATCCTGCTGCACGACCTCTACCCGGGGACGGTGCCCGCGGTGCCCGGAATCATCGACGCGCTGAAGGAACGCGGCTACGTGTTCGTCACCGTCCCCCAGCTGCTGGCACCGGGGAAGGCCGAACCGGGCACGGTGTACCGGCCCTGA
- a CDS encoding SRPBCC family protein, translating into MALFALERASSLSVAEIWRRLTDWPRHADVVPLTRITVRTPPPTGPGTVFVARSGIGPLAFDDPMEVTVWRPPLDGGPGRCRLEKRGRFVTGWAEIEVHPADGGGSRVVWREDVNVRGLPGLADRPLERSARWMFGRAADALLKQD; encoded by the coding sequence GTGGCCCTCTTCGCCCTGGAACGCGCGTCCTCGCTCTCCGTCGCCGAGATCTGGCGCCGCCTCACCGACTGGCCCCGGCACGCGGACGTCGTGCCGCTGACCCGGATCACCGTGCGCACCCCGCCGCCGACAGGGCCCGGCACCGTGTTCGTGGCCCGGTCGGGGATCGGGCCCCTCGCGTTCGACGACCCGATGGAGGTCACCGTCTGGCGGCCGCCGCTCGACGGGGGTCCGGGGCGGTGCCGGCTGGAGAAGCGCGGCAGGTTCGTCACCGGATGGGCCGAGATCGAGGTCCACCCGGCGGACGGCGGAGGTTCACGGGTGGTCTGGCGCGAGGACGTGAACGTACGCGGGCTGCCCGGTCTGGCCGACCGCCCGCTGGAACGGTCGGCGCGGTGGATGTTCGGGCGGGCGGCGGACGCGCTGCTGAAGCAGGACTGA